GGCAGCCAGGCCGTTGCCTCGCGCATCGGTTCGTTCGAGTACGTGGTGGACGACTACAACCGGTTCTACATGAACCAGTTGCACGAGCTGCTGACCACGTACGGTCCGATCGCCGAAGTCTGGCTGGACGGGGCGAATCCGACAAGCAGCGCGCAGACGTACGCGTACGAGGCCTGGTTCAATCTGATTCGGCGGCTCGCGCCGGACGCGACGATCGCGATCGGTGGGCCGGACGTGCGTTGGGTCGGCAACGAAGACGGGTTCGCCCGAGAGACCGAGTGGAGCGTCATACCGTTCGTCAACGGGCAAATGGTGGCCGCGCAGACGGCACCCGAAGTAGCCGGTCCGGCCCAGCTGGCCGAGGCAGACGAACTGCGCTGGTACCCGGCGGAGGTCGATGTGTCGATTCGGCCGGGATGGTTTTATCACGCGGCCGAGGACACCGAGGTGAAGTCGGTGCCGGAACTACTGGACATCTATCGCAAGTCGGTCGGCCGGAACGCCGTACTGCTGCTGAACATCCCGCCGGACCAGCGCGGATTGTTCGCCGATCCGGACGTCGAGGCACTGACCGCCTTCGGGGCAGCCGTGCGGGCGTACTACGAGACCGAAGTGCAGCTGCCGGGTACGGTCAATGTGCTGGATCTGCGCGAGGACATCACGTCCGGACAGCTCGTGGAATCATTCGCCGTCGACGCGCTTGTCGACGGCGCGTGGACCGAAATCGCCCGCGGCACGACCATCGGCCACCGCCGGCTACTCACGATCCCGACGACGACGGCCGCCGCCGTACGCGCCCGAATCCTCTCCAGCCGCGCCGACGCGACAGTGTCACTCGGGGTTCACTTCGATCCTTTGCTGCCCGCTTGAAGTCCCGTGGCCTGGAGTCGAACCAGGTTCCGCGTGCGTAAGGACAGGTAGTACACCAGCGAGACGCCGTACACCCGACCGTCTCCACGCTCAGGTGCACTACCCGGCCGCCGACCACTACCTGTCCTTAGGTACTACTCCTGAACCGAGACCACCTGCACCCAGTCGGAGCATTCGGCCTCGCACCACACGTGATCCCCACGGTGCGCGATCCGATCCCGCTGCACGTGCCCACAACCCAGCAGC
The genomic region above belongs to Kribbella solani and contains:
- a CDS encoding alpha-L-fucosidase, translating into MIEGVRRAAAEVRPTPRQVTWQRQELTAFVHFGPNTFSGLEWGTGVDDPAIFDPSALDCSQWVSALVSAGFKSVILTAKHHDGFCLWPSKFLPHTVAASPYSGDVVAELSAACQTTGIGFGVYLSPADLYQEKAPGGYYGNGSQAVASRIGSFEYVVDDYNRFYMNQLHELLTTYGPIAEVWLDGANPTSSAQTYAYEAWFNLIRRLAPDATIAIGGPDVRWVGNEDGFARETEWSVIPFVNGQMVAAQTAPEVAGPAQLAEADELRWYPAEVDVSIRPGWFYHAAEDTEVKSVPELLDIYRKSVGRNAVLLLNIPPDQRGLFADPDVEALTAFGAAVRAYYETEVQLPGTVNVLDLREDITSGQLVESFAVDALVDGAWTEIARGTTIGHRRLLTIPTTTAAAVRARILSSRADATVSLGVHFDPLLPA